The following are encoded in a window of Acipenser ruthenus chromosome 26, fAciRut3.2 maternal haplotype, whole genome shotgun sequence genomic DNA:
- the LOC117963468 gene encoding protocadherin-20-like, protein MDYRKHFKMDWARILQNCIGMLLLAHMVSSESVSEVTFSVKEEEDAGVSIGNIQQHLFPLVSDGDTLTYKFLENNLYVTLDEITGFLYTTKHKLDREILCPPDHLGDCVLQLNAIVMPDKYFKMIKVNIDIEDINDNAPYFLENNISLSISENTPVGTTIGIDHLALDKDTGTNSMLTYLLENSDGFFSIALEGESLSVIIEKPLDRESLDVHQMKLIATDGGHPSLSGTAALNVQVEDANDNCPVFTSAEPILVTIPENAAADSIVAQVHATDADLGSNADIIYSYSPRVSAASRELFSLDPSSGIITFSGVVETETPPEHKLSVFANSAPCPPAIAVVIVYLSQDTNQQPVIDISYIASLDNDDVVLKENVPVNTAIALLDVIDPHNIKGSLNIEGDVPFILKPHHGKYLLLTSKPLDFELDKQYNVFIVARDANQKSVFHKRFIRIRVNDVNDNAPRFSQRSVEASIEENNGLDTPLIRLTAIDADSDQNGKVVYSLGPDAPPMFAINTSTGELTVSSVLDREQQDLYNFTVVAADQGTPSLETVTTVLIRVLDQNDNRPLFITNEFTFFIPENFPRLGEVAIINVTDADTGPNGKVMVSILNSTVPFVMDNARGTLRCSSDIDRETADIHEIWIMAIDSGNPALSTTAKVTIFVLDINDNPPKVLLPKNNFSCLPVPGSTAQGATVAEIYAIDMDAGMNSVISYKIIGKEAPGPSPFKIDSLTGNITLQEKLLTNHYGMHHLFIQVSDGGLPKPLQSTIWINLFVNETLSPCVLNTVPEGFFQEQPLEMQNLCGREFSEILCLPLTFIVGLAMMTASLIFFAAGIYMFRKATVSNLRNMNRPAHEDAEIPLKLNQNYDTRDWVDVQ, encoded by the coding sequence aactGTATTGGCATGCTCCTGCTGGCCCACATGGTCTCCAGTGAGTCAGTATCTGAAGTTACATTCAGTGTCAAAGAGGAAGAAGATGCCGGTGTTTCTATTGGGAACATTCAGCAGCATCTCTTCCCTCTGGTATCCGATGGAGACACGTTAACTTACAAGTTCTTGGAGAACAATCTATACGTCACCCTGGATGAGATAACTGGGTTCCTGTACACAACCAAACACAAACTTGACAGAGAAATCCTGTGTCCACCCGACCACTTGGGTGACTGTGTGCTGCAATTAAATGCTATTGTTATGCctgataaatattttaaaatgattaaagtCAACATAGACATAGAAGACATTAATGACAATGCACCCTACTTTCTGGAGAACAATATTTCCCTGTCAATATCCGAGAACACCCCAGTGGGAACGACAATTGGAATTGACCATTTGGCCCTTGATAAAGACACCGGGACTAACAGCATGCTCACTTACCTGCTTGAAAACAGTGATGGGTTTTTCAGTATAGCACTAGAGGGGGAGTCACTTTCTGTCATCATTGAGAAGCCACTGGACCGGGAATCTCTGGATGTTCACCAAATGAAACTCATTGCTACTGATGGAGGGCATCCATCTTTATCTGGAACTGCTGCCTTGAATGTCCAGGTAGAAGACGCCAATGATAACTGTCCAGTGTTCACTTCAGCAGAACCCATCCTGGTCACTATTCCTGAAAATGCAGCCGCAGATAGCATAGTGGCACAGGTTCACGCAACTGATGCAGATCTCGGCTCTAACgctgacattatttattcctACAGCCCTCGAGTTTCTGCTGCATCCAGGGAATTGTTCAGTTTGGACCCATCTTCTGGCATTATCACTTTCTCAGGGGTTGTAGAGACGGAGACACCTCCTGAACACAAACTAAGTGTGTTCGCAAACAGTGCCCCCTGCCCTCCAGCAATAGCAGTTGTAATAGTTTATTTAAGTCAGGATACAAATCAACAACCAGTGATAGACATCAGCTACATCGCAAGTCTGGAtaatgatgatgttgtgttgaagGAGAATGTACCTGTGAACACAGCAATAGCCCTTTTGGATGTAATTGACCCACATAATATTAAAGGCTCACTTAACATCGAAGGAGATGtccctttcattttaaaaccacacCATGGGAAATATTTACTGCTGACATCAAAGCCACTCGACTTTGAACTTGATAAACAATACAATGTTTTTATTGTTGCACGAGATGCCAACCAAAAGAGCGTTTTCCACAAAAGGTTCATCCGAATCAGAGTAAATGATGTGAATGATAATGCTCCAAGGTTCTCCCAAAGATCCGTTGAAGCTTCCATTGAAGAAAACAATGGGCTAGACACTCCTTTGATCAGACTAACTGCAATAGATGCAGATAGTGACCAAAACGGAAAGGTGGTTTACAGTCTAGGCCCAGATGCACCACCCATGTTTGCGATTAACACATCAACAGGTGAGCTCACAGTGTCTTCAGTACTAGACCGGGAACAACAGGATCTTTACAATTTCACAGTGGTTGCTGCTGATCAGGGTACTCCATCTTTAGAAACCGTAACCACTGTCCTGATCCGAGTGCTGGACCAAAACGATAACAGACCACTTTTCATTACCAACGAGTTTACCTTCTTCATTCCAGAGAACTTCCCCCGCCTCGGGGAGGTGGCAATTATTAATGTGACGGATGCAGACACGGGGCCCAACGGTAAAGTGATGGTTTCCATCCTAAACAGCACTGTACCATTTGTGATGGACAATGCTAGAGGGACACTGCGTTGCTCTTCTGatatagacagagagacagcAGACATACATGAAATTTGGATTATGGCTATAGACAGTGGGAATCCAGCCTTATCGACCACTGCCAAAGTGACCATCTTTGTTTTAGATATCAACGACAACCCTCCCAAGGTTCTCCTGCCCAAGAACAACTTCTCCTGCCTGCCAGTTCCTGGAAGCACAGCTCAGGGGGCAACAGTTGCTGAGATTTATGCTATTGATATGGATGCCGGGATGAATTCAGTTATCAGCTACAAGATCATTGGAAAAGAAGCTCCTGGCCCCAGTCCCTTTAAGATCGATTCCTTGACGGGCAACATAACCCTTCAGGAAAAGCTTCTGACTAATCATTACGGCATGCACCACTTATTTATTCAAGTAAGTGACGGTGGATTACCCAAACCTCTACAATCCACCATTTGGATTAATCTTTTTGTGAATGAAACTTTAAGCCCTTGTGTTTTGAATACAGTGCCTGAAGGTTTTTTTCAAGAACAGCCTCTAGAAATGCAAAACTTATGCGGACGTGAGTTTTCTGAAATCCTGTGCTTGCCATTAACGTTTATTGTTGGTCTGGCAATGATGACAGCTTCCCTTATATTTTTCGCAGCAGGTATATATATGTTTCGAAAAGCAACAGTGAGCAACTTGAGGAATATGAATAGGCCTGCTCATGAGGATGCTGAAATCCCTTTAAAACTGAACCAAAACTATGACACTAGAGACTGGGTTGATGTACAATAA